From the bacterium genome, the window TCCACCCCGTCTCAGGCCATCCACTAAGACAGTACAGGCGGAGGATGGCGGCCGGACATACGGTGCGAGGTTGATCTCGGCTCGGGCAGCCGTCCGATGGGACCCGGGCTGGCACGCGCCCCGGCGGTTACGGAGGTGATCCCGGGCCGCTCCGTGTCGGGCGCCTCCGGCGCCGCCGCGGAGCGGCCACGCGTCGGCGGGCCGCGGAGAGCGCGGCGAGCGTCTCGAGGCGGAGCCCGAGACGCCGGCACAGCGCGTCATCCGGCCACCACTGATAGCGCTCGAGATCCACGGTCATGTCCCGCCGGACCCGGACGCCGTCGGTTTCGAGATCCCGTTTGTGGCCGGTGCGGCCGCCCGTGTACCCGGATGCGAGGCCGCCGAAGCGGTTCACGACTCTTCGCCAGGGAAGGCGGCGGCCGCCCTCGTGTGCGATCCATCCCACCTCCCGGCCGGCGCGCGGCCGGCCGGCGAGCAGCGCCAGCTGTCCGTACGTGACGACGCGGCCGCGCGGCACGCGCCGCAGGACGTCGTAGACGACGCGGCGGAAATCCGAGAGCCTACCGGTCGTGGTCATGCTCCCCGGCCGATTCGGGCATACATCCTTCGACGGTGTTGACGAGACCGGCGACGAAGCCGAAGCCGGGCACCTCGCGGCCGACGACCTCGACGAGATGGCCGTTGAACTCGTCGGCCGTGCCCCGGCCGCGGCCGCACCGCCGGAACCTCGTCATGCGGGTCAGCAGGACGGTGCGTGTGCCCACCGTCGCGAGTTCGATCGCCTGTTGAAGGTAGACGCCGAGGATGCGCTCGATTGAATCGTCCGCATCGCCGGCGGAGCGCACCGCGCCGCCGGCGGATACAACGAGCAGTGTCTCGGCCGGCGCGGGCGCCGGCCCGCCGGTTGCTATCAGCATCGCCGTCAAGAACGCGGCGCCGGCCGTGAGCGCTCCTCGGTTCATGCGGGATGGTTCACTGCGGCCGCGGTCCGTCCCCCCGGCGGCGGGAAACGTCCGCGCCGGCTGTGAGAATTGTTCTCAGCGCCGAGGCGCGGAGTAGGGCGTCCGGGTGAGACGGGGCTATCGTTCCGCTGTGCGGAACGCTCGCCAGGCCGCAACGGACGCCCGTTCGGAAGGGTTTTGCTCGCGAACTTGCAACCCGCTAAGTGGAGGGCGGGCCGGGGAGATTCCCTCGATTCCAAGGCCTCAAGGCCCGGACCCTCGCGTTATCTCCTTTTCTTGAAAATTTTCTCGGTTTCCCAGCAGGAAAATAGTAACGACTGTCGTATGTGCGTAAACCGAGGGGCAGAGTGGCCCCCCTGGACACTAAAAATCGAAAGGAGGGCCCCGTTTCATGGCAGCTAAGAAGAAGGCAGCCAAAAAGGGCAAGAAGCGCTAAATCGCGTTTTACCCGGGTTTCACCCGGAGGGCGCTGTCCGCCGAGGACAGGGCCCTCCGGCCGTCTGT encodes:
- a CDS encoding MGMT family protein, whose protein sequence is MTTTGRLSDFRRVVYDVLRRVPRGRVVTYGQLALLAGRPRAGREVGWIAHEGGRRLPWRRVVNRFGGLASGYTGGRTGHKRDLETDGVRVRRDMTVDLERYQWWPDDALCRRLGLRLETLAALSAARRRVAAPRRRRRRPTRSGPGSPP